A genome region from Carassius gibelio isolate Cgi1373 ecotype wild population from Czech Republic chromosome A23, carGib1.2-hapl.c, whole genome shotgun sequence includes the following:
- the LOC127944567 gene encoding glucose-6-phosphate 1-dehydrogenase-like isoform X3 has translation MSLPLSRSEVFGELRKELHEDAEFHQSDVHIFIIMGASGDLAKKKIYPTLWWLFRDGLLPEQTYFVGFARSDLTVDAIRAACLPYMKVADSEAERLTAFFSRNSYISGKYVDESSFSNLNTHLLSLPGGAGANRLFYLALPPSVYHDVTKNIKHQCMSTKGWNRIIVEKPFGRDLQSSEELTSHLSSLFTEDQIYRIDHYLGKEMVQNLMVLRFGNRIFGPIWNRDSVACVVLTFKEPFGTMGRGGYFDDFGIIRDVMQNHLLQMLSLVAMEKPASTSSDDVRDEKVKVLKCIELVSLSDVVLGQYVGDPDGEGEAKLGYLDDKTVPEGSTQATFATAVLYVKNERWDGVPFILRCGKALNERKAEVRLQFTDVPGDIFSSHCRRNELVVRVQPNEAIYAKMMSKKPGVYFSPEETELDLTYHSRYKDVKLPDAYERLILDVFCGSQMHFVRSDELREAWRIFTPLLHQIEKEKTPPIKYKYGSRGPAEADELVKKVGFRYEGTYKWVNPHKP, from the exons ATGAGTCTTCCCCTCTCACGCTCTGAAGTGTTTGGGGAGCTGAGGAAAGAGCTACACGAGGATGCAGAATTTCACCAGTCTGATGTCCACATCTTTATCATCATGGGGGCTTCG ggagatctggcaaaaaagaaaatctaCCCAACTTTGTG GTGGttgttcagagacggtcttctcCCTGAACAGACATATTTTGTGGGTTTTGCGCGCTCTGATCTGACGGTGGATGCCATACGTGCAGCCTGCCTGCCCTACATGAAG GTGGCAGACTCTGAGGCAGAGCGGCTCACTGCGTTCTTCAGCAGAAACTCTTACATCAGCGGGAAGTATGTGGATGAATCCTCTTTCTCTAACCTGAACACTCACCTGCTGTCTCTGCCTGGAGGAGCTGGGGCCAACCGGCTCTTCTACCTGGCCCTGCCGCCCAGCGTCTACCACGACGTCACCAAGAACATCAAGCATCAGTGCATGAGCACCAA AGGCTGGAACAGGATAATCGTGGAGAAGCCTTTCGGTCGTGACCTGCAGAGCTCGGAGGAGTTAACCAGTCATCTCTCTTCTCTCTTCACTGAGGACCAGATTTACCGGATAGACCATTACCTTGGCAAAGAGATGGTCCAGAACCTCATGGTTCTCAG GTTTGGAAATCGGATATTTGGTCCCATATGGAACCGGGACAGTGTGGCTTGTGTGGTTCTGACCTTCAAAGAGCCGTTTGGTACCATGGGCCGGGGAGGATATTTTGACGATTTTGGTATCATTCG TGATGTGATGCAGAACCACCTGCTGCAGATGCTCAGTCTGGTTGCCATGGAGAAGCCTGCATCCACCAGCTCTGATGATGTTAGAGATGAGAAG GTGAAGGTGCTGAAGTGCATTGAGCTGGTCTCTCTCTCAGATGTGGTCTTGGGTCAGTATGTGGGAGATCCCGATGGAGAAGGAGAGGCTAAACTGGGTTATCTAGATGACAAAACTGTCCCCGAAGGCTCCACTCAGGCTACATTTGCCACAGCAGTACTTTATGTAAAGAACGAACGCTGGGATG GAGTTCCCTTCATCCTCAGGTGTGGAAAGGCTCTGAATGAGAGGAAGGCAGAGGTGAGGCTGCAGTTCACAGATGTCCCTGGAGACATCTTTAGCTCTCACTGCAGGAGGAACGAGTTAGTGGTGCGTGTGCAGCCCAACGAGGCCATCTACGCCAAGATGATGAGTAAGAAACCCGGAGTCTACTTCAGCCCTGAGGAGACCGAGCTGGACCTGACCTACCACAGCAGATACAAG GACGTTAAGCTGCCCGATGCCTACGAACGTCTGATTCTGGACGTCTTCTGCGGCAGCCAAATGCATTTTGTACGAAG TGATGAGTTGAGGGAAGCCTGGAGAATCTTCACTCCTCTTCTTCATCAGATCGAGAAGGAGAAGACGCCACCCATCAAATACAAATACGGAAG CCGTGGTCCCGCAGAGGCTGATGAACTGGTAAAGAAGGTGGGCTTTCGCTACGAGGGTACATACAAATGGGTGAACCCACACAAACCGTGA
- the LOC127944567 gene encoding glucose-6-phosphate 1-dehydrogenase-like isoform X1, with translation MMGSRASAERAHTTVPVNSDKMSLPLSRSEVFGELRKELHEDAEFHQSDVHIFIIMGASGDLAKKKIYPTLWWLFRDGLLPEQTYFVGFARSDLTVDAIRAACLPYMKVADSEAERLTAFFSRNSYISGKYVDESSFSNLNTHLLSLPGGAGANRLFYLALPPSVYHDVTKNIKHQCMSTKGWNRIIVEKPFGRDLQSSEELTSHLSSLFTEDQIYRIDHYLGKEMVQNLMVLRFGNRIFGPIWNRDSVACVVLTFKEPFGTMGRGGYFDDFGIIRDVMQNHLLQMLSLVAMEKPASTSSDDVRDEKVKVLKCIELVSLSDVVLGQYVGDPDGEGEAKLGYLDDKTVPEGSTQATFATAVLYVKNERWDGVPFILRCGKALNERKAEVRLQFTDVPGDIFSSHCRRNELVVRVQPNEAIYAKMMSKKPGVYFSPEETELDLTYHSRYKDVKLPDAYERLILDVFCGSQMHFVRSDELREAWRIFTPLLHQIEKEKTPPIKYKYGSRGPAEADELVKKVGFRYEGTYKWVNPHKP, from the exons ATGATGGGCAGTCGAGCGAGCGCTG AGAGAGCACACACTACAGTCCCTGTCAACAGTG ACAAGATGAGTCTTCCCCTCTCACGCTCTGAAGTGTTTGGGGAGCTGAGGAAAGAGCTACACGAGGATGCAGAATTTCACCAGTCTGATGTCCACATCTTTATCATCATGGGGGCTTCG ggagatctggcaaaaaagaaaatctaCCCAACTTTGTG GTGGttgttcagagacggtcttctcCCTGAACAGACATATTTTGTGGGTTTTGCGCGCTCTGATCTGACGGTGGATGCCATACGTGCAGCCTGCCTGCCCTACATGAAG GTGGCAGACTCTGAGGCAGAGCGGCTCACTGCGTTCTTCAGCAGAAACTCTTACATCAGCGGGAAGTATGTGGATGAATCCTCTTTCTCTAACCTGAACACTCACCTGCTGTCTCTGCCTGGAGGAGCTGGGGCCAACCGGCTCTTCTACCTGGCCCTGCCGCCCAGCGTCTACCACGACGTCACCAAGAACATCAAGCATCAGTGCATGAGCACCAA AGGCTGGAACAGGATAATCGTGGAGAAGCCTTTCGGTCGTGACCTGCAGAGCTCGGAGGAGTTAACCAGTCATCTCTCTTCTCTCTTCACTGAGGACCAGATTTACCGGATAGACCATTACCTTGGCAAAGAGATGGTCCAGAACCTCATGGTTCTCAG GTTTGGAAATCGGATATTTGGTCCCATATGGAACCGGGACAGTGTGGCTTGTGTGGTTCTGACCTTCAAAGAGCCGTTTGGTACCATGGGCCGGGGAGGATATTTTGACGATTTTGGTATCATTCG TGATGTGATGCAGAACCACCTGCTGCAGATGCTCAGTCTGGTTGCCATGGAGAAGCCTGCATCCACCAGCTCTGATGATGTTAGAGATGAGAAG GTGAAGGTGCTGAAGTGCATTGAGCTGGTCTCTCTCTCAGATGTGGTCTTGGGTCAGTATGTGGGAGATCCCGATGGAGAAGGAGAGGCTAAACTGGGTTATCTAGATGACAAAACTGTCCCCGAAGGCTCCACTCAGGCTACATTTGCCACAGCAGTACTTTATGTAAAGAACGAACGCTGGGATG GAGTTCCCTTCATCCTCAGGTGTGGAAAGGCTCTGAATGAGAGGAAGGCAGAGGTGAGGCTGCAGTTCACAGATGTCCCTGGAGACATCTTTAGCTCTCACTGCAGGAGGAACGAGTTAGTGGTGCGTGTGCAGCCCAACGAGGCCATCTACGCCAAGATGATGAGTAAGAAACCCGGAGTCTACTTCAGCCCTGAGGAGACCGAGCTGGACCTGACCTACCACAGCAGATACAAG GACGTTAAGCTGCCCGATGCCTACGAACGTCTGATTCTGGACGTCTTCTGCGGCAGCCAAATGCATTTTGTACGAAG TGATGAGTTGAGGGAAGCCTGGAGAATCTTCACTCCTCTTCTTCATCAGATCGAGAAGGAGAAGACGCCACCCATCAAATACAAATACGGAAG CCGTGGTCCCGCAGAGGCTGATGAACTGGTAAAGAAGGTGGGCTTTCGCTACGAGGGTACATACAAATGGGTGAACCCACACAAACCGTGA
- the LOC127944567 gene encoding glucose-6-phosphate 1-dehydrogenase-like isoform X2 yields the protein MMGSRASADKMSLPLSRSEVFGELRKELHEDAEFHQSDVHIFIIMGASGDLAKKKIYPTLWWLFRDGLLPEQTYFVGFARSDLTVDAIRAACLPYMKVADSEAERLTAFFSRNSYISGKYVDESSFSNLNTHLLSLPGGAGANRLFYLALPPSVYHDVTKNIKHQCMSTKGWNRIIVEKPFGRDLQSSEELTSHLSSLFTEDQIYRIDHYLGKEMVQNLMVLRFGNRIFGPIWNRDSVACVVLTFKEPFGTMGRGGYFDDFGIIRDVMQNHLLQMLSLVAMEKPASTSSDDVRDEKVKVLKCIELVSLSDVVLGQYVGDPDGEGEAKLGYLDDKTVPEGSTQATFATAVLYVKNERWDGVPFILRCGKALNERKAEVRLQFTDVPGDIFSSHCRRNELVVRVQPNEAIYAKMMSKKPGVYFSPEETELDLTYHSRYKDVKLPDAYERLILDVFCGSQMHFVRSDELREAWRIFTPLLHQIEKEKTPPIKYKYGSRGPAEADELVKKVGFRYEGTYKWVNPHKP from the exons ATGATGGGCAGTCGAGCGAGCGCTG ACAAGATGAGTCTTCCCCTCTCACGCTCTGAAGTGTTTGGGGAGCTGAGGAAAGAGCTACACGAGGATGCAGAATTTCACCAGTCTGATGTCCACATCTTTATCATCATGGGGGCTTCG ggagatctggcaaaaaagaaaatctaCCCAACTTTGTG GTGGttgttcagagacggtcttctcCCTGAACAGACATATTTTGTGGGTTTTGCGCGCTCTGATCTGACGGTGGATGCCATACGTGCAGCCTGCCTGCCCTACATGAAG GTGGCAGACTCTGAGGCAGAGCGGCTCACTGCGTTCTTCAGCAGAAACTCTTACATCAGCGGGAAGTATGTGGATGAATCCTCTTTCTCTAACCTGAACACTCACCTGCTGTCTCTGCCTGGAGGAGCTGGGGCCAACCGGCTCTTCTACCTGGCCCTGCCGCCCAGCGTCTACCACGACGTCACCAAGAACATCAAGCATCAGTGCATGAGCACCAA AGGCTGGAACAGGATAATCGTGGAGAAGCCTTTCGGTCGTGACCTGCAGAGCTCGGAGGAGTTAACCAGTCATCTCTCTTCTCTCTTCACTGAGGACCAGATTTACCGGATAGACCATTACCTTGGCAAAGAGATGGTCCAGAACCTCATGGTTCTCAG GTTTGGAAATCGGATATTTGGTCCCATATGGAACCGGGACAGTGTGGCTTGTGTGGTTCTGACCTTCAAAGAGCCGTTTGGTACCATGGGCCGGGGAGGATATTTTGACGATTTTGGTATCATTCG TGATGTGATGCAGAACCACCTGCTGCAGATGCTCAGTCTGGTTGCCATGGAGAAGCCTGCATCCACCAGCTCTGATGATGTTAGAGATGAGAAG GTGAAGGTGCTGAAGTGCATTGAGCTGGTCTCTCTCTCAGATGTGGTCTTGGGTCAGTATGTGGGAGATCCCGATGGAGAAGGAGAGGCTAAACTGGGTTATCTAGATGACAAAACTGTCCCCGAAGGCTCCACTCAGGCTACATTTGCCACAGCAGTACTTTATGTAAAGAACGAACGCTGGGATG GAGTTCCCTTCATCCTCAGGTGTGGAAAGGCTCTGAATGAGAGGAAGGCAGAGGTGAGGCTGCAGTTCACAGATGTCCCTGGAGACATCTTTAGCTCTCACTGCAGGAGGAACGAGTTAGTGGTGCGTGTGCAGCCCAACGAGGCCATCTACGCCAAGATGATGAGTAAGAAACCCGGAGTCTACTTCAGCCCTGAGGAGACCGAGCTGGACCTGACCTACCACAGCAGATACAAG GACGTTAAGCTGCCCGATGCCTACGAACGTCTGATTCTGGACGTCTTCTGCGGCAGCCAAATGCATTTTGTACGAAG TGATGAGTTGAGGGAAGCCTGGAGAATCTTCACTCCTCTTCTTCATCAGATCGAGAAGGAGAAGACGCCACCCATCAAATACAAATACGGAAG CCGTGGTCCCGCAGAGGCTGATGAACTGGTAAAGAAGGTGGGCTTTCGCTACGAGGGTACATACAAATGGGTGAACCCACACAAACCGTGA